AACGCGACGGGGTATAACAATGGCATGATAAGAGTTTGTATACAAATAGTAACAGGCTGGGGTTTCTGCTTTTTTAACAATCGCTTCCCAGGTATACTTGCTTTCCGAAGCATTGTCTTTGTCAATGATGCCGGTATCGGTCAACACCACTTCGGCTTCTTCCAGCACATGCTGGTTTTCTGGTTTGCTTAAAATATTTCTAACCTTGCGTAAGATGGAACGTTTGATGAGATAGGGGACCATCAGGAAATATACAGTGGCAATTACGCCAAAAATTATAAGATCGATGAAGATCTGTTCTGTCCGCCGGCTGAAGATGTACAGGCTGGCTACGGCGCCATACAGGATAAAAACCCGCAGATAGTACCATAGCCGATAATTCTTTTTATCGGGCGCGGCCCACGCCGTGTAATAATTATAATCGAAATATTCTTCTTCTGTAAGGTGGTATTTCAGGTTAAGCATGTTTAAATCAATTGGCAATAGACAACAGGCAACTGGCAATAGCTCCCGATTTGCGAAGTGTTCGCTTACAGGCAGGCTGTTACCGGTTTGAGAATTTGCCAATTGTCAATTGTCCATTGTTTATTTCTTTTTAGGTGCTGCCTTCTTTTTTGTTGCGTCTTTTTTAGGCGCTGCTTTTTTACCAGGTGCTTTTTTTGCAGCGGCTTTCTTGCTGGCAAATGCATTGGGGACCTGCGCTTCAATCATTTTCTTTACATCGTCCAATGGCACGCTCACCAGCTCTTCTGCAGTATATTTAGTGTCGTCTGCTTTTCTGCCAACCTTCAGGATCTTCTTGCCAAATTTCAATACCGGACCCCAACGGGCATTTTCAATCGAAATCTTTTCATCGGGCCAGTTCTGGATATACCGGTTCTCTTCTTTTTTGATCTTTCCTTCAATCAGCTTATCGATGTCGTCCTGCGTAAGGTTTTCAAAATCGTACCCTTTTTTAGGTACGTTTATGTACATATTGTTCCATTTAATGAATGGACCAAAGCGGCCTGTACCTTTTGTAACCGGTTTATTATCGTAATGCGCAATGGGCGCATCGGCTTTTTGTTTGTCGGCTATAAATTCCAGGGCTTTTTCCATATTCACATCATTCGGATCGATACCACGTGGCATGGAAATATTCTGTTCACCAAACTTTATATAGGGGCCAAAGGGGCCCATGTTCACAACGATTTCCTGGCCTTCATGTTCACCCAGGGTTTTGGGCAGTTCGAATAATTTCAGCGCCTCTTCGAGTGTAATGGTCTCAATACTTTGTCCTCTGCGTAAACCGGCAAAGCGCGGTTTTTCTTCCTCATTGGCATCACCGATCTGCACCATAGGGCCAAAGCGGCCTATACGGGCGGTGATCTTTTTACCGCTTTGCGGGTCAATGCCCAGCTCACGTTCGCCTTTTGCCCGTTCAGCCGTTTCAATGGTATTGTCAACGTCTTTTTTGAAGGGCAGGTAAAAGTCATCGATCATGTTGTTCCACTTCAGCTTGCCGGCAGCCACTTCATCGAACTCATTTTCAATACGGGCAGTGAACCCGTAATCCATGATGTCGTCGAAATATTGTTTCAGGAAATCGGTAACCACCAAACCCAGGTCGCTGGGGAACAATTTCGATTTTTCGGCGCCGGTATTTTCCTGTTCTGTAACCTTGCTTATTTTATCCTCCTTTAAAGTGAGGATGCGGAAATTGCGTTTTACCGCTTCTTTGTCGCGCTTTTCAATGTATTTGCGCTCCTGGATGGTATTAATAGTGGGCGCATAGGTAGAAGGGCGGCCGATGCCGAGCTCTTCGAGCTTCTTTACCAGCGAGGCCTCCGTATAACGGGGGGAGGGCCGGCTAAAGCGCTCGATGGCTTTCATTTCGTTCAACGGTAATTGCTGGTTAACGGTCAGTGGGGGCAACATGCCTTCCTGTTGTTCGTCGTCTGTAATATCTTCTTCGTCACGGTCTTCGCGGTATACTTTTAAAAACCCGTCGAATTTCAGCACTTCACCACTTGCCGTCAATTCTTCTTTATTGGTAGAAATCTCAATTTTAGCAATGGTCTTTTCCAGTTCGGCATCTGCCATCTGGCTGGCCATGGTACGTTTCCAGATCAACTCGTACAGACGTTTGCAATCGGGGTCGTCTATTGTACTGTTTTCCATATAAGTAGGCCGGATGGCTTCGTGCGCTTCCTGTGCCGACTCGTTCTTGTTCTTGTATTTACGGGGCTGGTAATAATTATTACCATACTGGCCGGTAACCTGTTTGCGAATTTCGGCCATTGCAGTATCGCTCAGGTTCACGCTGTCGGTACGCATGTAGGTAATATTACCGCTTTCATATAACCGCTGCGCCAGCGTCATGGTTCTTTTAACACCATAACCCAGCTTACGGCTGGCTTCCTGTTGCAGGGTAGAAGTGGTAAAGGGGGCTGCCGGCGATTTTTTGCCGGGTTTTACCTGGATGTCGTTTACCTTATATTTAGCCCCGATACAGGTTTGCAGAAATTTTTCTGCATTCTCGGCCGTATCGTATTTTTTGCCTTCGGCAACAAAAGTTACGTTCTTGCCGGTAATATCGGGAGTAGTGAATAATGCTTCAATTTTAAAGGTGCTGGTGGCCTGGAAAGCGTTTATTTCGCGTTCACGCTCAGCTATAAGGCGTACCGCAACGCTTTGTACCCGGCCGGCGCTCAGGTTGCTGCCCCGGGCGCTGATCTTACGCCACAGTACCGGGCTTAGCTCAAAACCCACAATACGGTCCAGCACGCGACGGGCCTGCTGGGCGTTCACCAGGTTCATATCCAACAAGCGTGGACTGGTTACTGCTTTTTG
The Niastella koreensis GR20-10 genome window above contains:
- a CDS encoding YcxB family protein; protein product: MLNLKYHLTEEEYFDYNYYTAWAAPDKKNYRLWYYLRVFILYGAVASLYIFSRRTEQIFIDLIIFGVIATVYFLMVPYLIKRSILRKVRNILSKPENQHVLEEAEVVLTDTGIIDKDNASESKYTWEAIVKKAETPACYYLYTNSYHAIVIPRRVIATPQEKQELERLFNQYLPLSSEFPTK
- the topA gene encoding type I DNA topoisomerase, with the protein product MAKNLLIVESPAKAKTIEKILGKDFEVKSCFGHIRDLEKEEMGIDIKNGYQPRYKVPADKERVVKELKSLANKSDEVWLATDEDREGEAISWHLCEVLGLDPSTTKRIVFHEITKPAIQKAVTSPRLLDMNLVNAQQARRVLDRIVGFELSPVLWRKISARGSNLSAGRVQSVAVRLIAEREREINAFQATSTFKIEALFTTPDITGKNVTFVAEGKKYDTAENAEKFLQTCIGAKYKVNDIQVKPGKKSPAAPFTTSTLQQEASRKLGYGVKRTMTLAQRLYESGNITYMRTDSVNLSDTAMAEIRKQVTGQYGNNYYQPRKYKNKNESAQEAHEAIRPTYMENSTIDDPDCKRLYELIWKRTMASQMADAELEKTIAKIEISTNKEELTASGEVLKFDGFLKVYREDRDEEDITDDEQQEGMLPPLTVNQQLPLNEMKAIERFSRPSPRYTEASLVKKLEELGIGRPSTYAPTINTIQERKYIEKRDKEAVKRNFRILTLKEDKISKVTEQENTGAEKSKLFPSDLGLVVTDFLKQYFDDIMDYGFTARIENEFDEVAAGKLKWNNMIDDFYLPFKKDVDNTIETAERAKGERELGIDPQSGKKITARIGRFGPMVQIGDANEEEKPRFAGLRRGQSIETITLEEALKLFELPKTLGEHEGQEIVVNMGPFGPYIKFGEQNISMPRGIDPNDVNMEKALEFIADKQKADAPIAHYDNKPVTKGTGRFGPFIKWNNMYINVPKKGYDFENLTQDDIDKLIEGKIKKEENRYIQNWPDEKISIENARWGPVLKFGKKILKVGRKADDTKYTAEELVSVPLDDVKKMIEAQVPNAFASKKAAAKKAPGKKAAPKKDATKKKAAPKKK